A genomic segment from Bacillus cereus G9842 encodes:
- a CDS encoding M3 family oligoendopeptidase, whose amino-acid sequence MQRVNTIDISNVLQLEKTLSTLLNKMISSKLDLENWLKEQSKVIWDIEEQLRSHYIAFQCNTDDEEIKDTFEHDQQFVKPLLKRYQNLLDNKYLESPFRMELDSNVYGLLDTKIKNAQKLFCEENIELEIKEDKLITEYFEITGGLSGIWDGEEKTITELQSYLQDSNRDTRKKAKTIISEQFLSVEKELQNILNQLIEIRHQKAKNIQLENYRDYMFKKYERFDYSAKDCYELAESIRKYVVPLKDKILLEKKDKLQVDTLRPWDVSAVTPDQKVLKPIANENDLIEKSTHIFNKLDVEFSALLNRMYKHNCLDLTSRKGKAAGGFCEYLPTSQLSYIFMNLNYTQDDIVTFIHEMGHSIHNELIKPLKLRQYIEIPAETAELASMTMELFSLNYWDTFYTDKKDLKQAKINFFKDVISYLPIMLIVDQFQHWLYENPSHTSEERNEKYLQLQKHYQSSVIHIDGYENWIATSWLPVLHIFEVPFYYIEYAIAQLGALQMYKQYKEDPKQALENYKKALSLGSSQSIKEVYDAAGIRFDFSGETIKELMLFVEKELELLEQL is encoded by the coding sequence ATGCAACGTGTAAATACGATTGATATTAGTAATGTACTACAATTGGAAAAAACTCTTTCGACTTTATTAAATAAAATGATTTCTTCAAAACTAGACCTTGAAAATTGGTTAAAAGAGCAGTCAAAAGTAATTTGGGACATCGAAGAACAATTAAGATCACATTACATCGCCTTTCAATGTAATACGGATGATGAAGAAATAAAGGATACTTTTGAACATGATCAACAATTTGTAAAGCCACTTTTAAAGCGGTACCAAAATTTATTGGATAATAAATATTTAGAGTCACCTTTTCGAATGGAATTAGATTCTAACGTATATGGTTTATTAGATACAAAAATAAAAAACGCTCAAAAGTTATTTTGTGAGGAAAATATCGAATTAGAAATAAAGGAAGACAAATTAATCACAGAGTACTTTGAAATCACTGGAGGATTAAGTGGAATTTGGGACGGAGAAGAAAAAACGATAACAGAATTACAATCCTATTTACAAGATTCGAATCGTGACACCCGTAAAAAGGCAAAAACCATTATTTCTGAACAATTTTTATCTGTTGAAAAAGAACTCCAAAACATATTAAATCAATTAATTGAAATTCGCCATCAAAAAGCAAAAAATATTCAACTAGAGAATTATCGCGATTATATGTTCAAAAAATACGAGCGTTTTGATTATTCAGCGAAAGATTGCTATGAACTAGCTGAATCCATACGTAAGTATGTTGTGCCTCTTAAAGATAAAATATTGCTAGAGAAAAAAGATAAACTGCAAGTTGATACGCTTCGCCCGTGGGATGTATCAGCTGTAACTCCAGATCAAAAAGTACTTAAACCTATTGCAAATGAAAATGATTTAATTGAAAAGAGCACTCATATCTTTAATAAACTAGATGTTGAATTTTCAGCACTTTTAAACCGAATGTATAAACACAATTGTCTTGATTTAACAAGCCGCAAAGGAAAAGCAGCTGGTGGCTTTTGTGAGTACTTACCAACTTCACAATTATCTTATATTTTTATGAACTTAAATTATACACAAGATGATATTGTCACTTTTATACATGAAATGGGTCATAGTATTCATAACGAACTCATAAAACCATTAAAATTACGACAGTATATAGAAATTCCAGCTGAAACAGCTGAGCTAGCCAGTATGACAATGGAGTTATTCTCGCTTAATTATTGGGATACCTTCTATACAGACAAAAAAGATTTAAAACAAGCAAAAATTAATTTCTTTAAAGATGTTATTTCATATTTACCTATTATGCTTATTGTCGATCAATTTCAACACTGGCTGTATGAAAATCCAAGTCATACTTCTGAAGAAAGAAATGAAAAATACTTACAACTTCAAAAACATTATCAGTCTAGCGTCATACATATTGATGGCTACGAAAACTGGATAGCAACGAGTTGGTTACCTGTACTCCATATTTTTGAAGTACCATTTTATTATATTGAATATGCGATCGCCCAACTTGGTGCATTACAAATGTATAAACAATATAAAGAGGATCCTAAGCAAGCGCTAGAAAATTATAAAAAGGCATTATCACTAGGAAGCTCGCAATCTATAAAAGAAGTGTATGATGCAGCCGGTATTCGTTTTGATTTTTCTGGTGAAACAATTAAAGAACTAATGCTATTTGTAGAAAAAGAATTAGAATTACTTGAGCAATTATAA
- a CDS encoding class I SAM-dependent methyltransferase: MNELEYKSFYDKVGRLNGWDFSKIKCETVGDTWDFYSEVKERCKPSHILLDVGTGGGENVLNIASSAKLLIGIDNSNGMIATAHSNLKKSGVQNVEFLQMGSEALTFPHAHFDIASSCHAPFLASELAKVMKKGAFFLTQQVSENDKLNLKEAFGRGQCLGERDGTLKEKYMNELISAGFDLVQVREYDVTDYYSRSEDLIFLLKHTPIIPRFGEQEEDFTILQKFIDTYSFEKGIRTNSKRFMIIAVKL; this comes from the coding sequence ATTAAATGGATGGGATTTTAGTAAAATAAAATGTGAAACTGTAGGAGATACATGGGACTTTTATAGTGAGGTAAAAGAAAGGTGTAAACCATCACATATTTTACTTGATGTTGGTACAGGGGGAGGAGAAAATGTACTTAACATAGCATCATCAGCTAAATTGTTGATTGGAATTGATAATTCTAACGGCATGATTGCAACGGCACATTCTAACTTGAAAAAATCAGGTGTACAAAATGTTGAGTTTCTTCAAATGGGTTCTGAAGCTTTAACATTTCCACATGCACATTTTGATATTGCTTCAAGTTGTCATGCCCCGTTTCTGGCATCTGAGTTAGCGAAAGTAATGAAAAAGGGTGCCTTTTTCTTAACACAACAAGTAAGTGAGAATGATAAATTAAACCTGAAAGAAGCATTTGGTAGAGGGCAATGCTTAGGTGAACGGGATGGTACTTTAAAAGAAAAGTATATGAATGAACTTATTAGTGCAGGATTTGATCTCGTGCAAGTACGTGAATATGATGTTACTGATTATTACAGTAGGTCTGAAGATCTCATTTTCTTATTAAAACATACCCCTATTATTCCTAGATTCGGAGAACAGGAAGAGGATTTTACTATTTTACAAAAGTTCATTGATACGTATAGTTTTGAAAAAGGGATTCGTACTAATTCAAAAAGATTTATGATTATTGCTGTTAAATTATAA
- a CDS encoding aminoglycoside phosphotransferase family protein, whose amino-acid sequence MNLGNPIAKGNTAEIYLTDDKVVKLFKDYLPDTESMNEAKKQKYAYSCGLPVPNVFEVTKIQNRQAIIMEHVKGDNIGDLLLNNLNEAERYIGLCVNEQKKIHAIHVNTDEMELMRERLERQIKSVHKLDERKKKDILQKLESITFDFRLCHGDFHPFNLILSKEEKVKVIDWVDASSGDIRADVFRTYLLYSQSSVELAEMYLHIYCSRTGISRDEVFQWAPIIIAARFSEKVSPQNEVYLKRLLNQYL is encoded by the coding sequence GTGAATCTAGGTAATCCAATTGCAAAAGGGAATACTGCAGAAATTTATTTAACTGATGATAAGGTTGTAAAATTATTTAAAGATTACCTCCCAGATACAGAGTCTATGAATGAAGCAAAAAAACAAAAATATGCTTATTCATGCGGGCTGCCAGTTCCAAACGTATTCGAAGTGACAAAGATACAAAATAGACAGGCAATTATTATGGAACATGTAAAAGGGGACAACATTGGTGATCTTCTGCTTAATAATTTAAATGAGGCAGAGCGTTATATCGGCCTTTGTGTTAATGAGCAAAAAAAGATCCATGCTATACATGTGAATACAGATGAAATGGAGTTAATGAGGGAAAGGTTAGAGCGTCAAATTAAATCTGTGCATAAATTGGATGAACGCAAAAAGAAGGATATATTACAAAAATTAGAATCTATTACATTTGATTTTAGGCTATGTCATGGAGATTTTCATCCATTTAATTTGATTTTGAGTAAGGAAGAGAAAGTGAAAGTTATAGATTGGGTAGATGCTAGTTCAGGTGATATTCGCGCAGATGTATTTCGAACATACTTGTTGTACTCACAATCTTCGGTAGAATTAGCTGAGATGTATTTACATATATATTGCAGTCGTACCGGCATATCAAGAGATGAAGTTTTTCAATGGGCTCCTATTATTATTGCAGCTAGATTTTCTGAAAAAGTATCACCGCAAAATGAAGTGTATTTGAAAAGATTATTGAATCAGTATTTATAA
- a CDS encoding DUF421 domain-containing protein produces the protein MNIILESIILTFTGIIVLKMTGSTSASQMTRAEIIIVVSIGRIIVEPVLSRKVVPSIFAAIIFASILLIIHFFELKSRKVEQFLNGSSIIIVENGEIVKENLMQAKMSEQQLYMQLREKGIHDVKSLQQVTAEPNGRIGYQLIKEAQPITLEMLEKVLDRYNIKR, from the coding sequence ATGAATATAATTTTGGAAAGTATTATATTAACTTTTACTGGAATAATTGTTTTGAAAATGACAGGTAGTACATCTGCCAGCCAAATGACAAGAGCTGAAATCATTATAGTTGTATCAATTGGCCGTATTATTGTAGAACCTGTATTAAGTAGAAAAGTAGTCCCATCTATATTTGCGGCTATCATATTTGCAAGCATATTACTTATCATTCATTTCTTTGAATTGAAATCAAGGAAGGTGGAACAATTCCTAAATGGAAGTAGCATTATAATTGTTGAAAACGGAGAGATTGTAAAAGAGAATTTGATGCAGGCAAAAATGTCGGAACAACAACTTTATATGCAATTAAGAGAAAAAGGGATTCATGACGTAAAGAGTTTACAGCAAGTTACAGCGGAACCGAATGGGCGTATTGGTTATCAATTAATAAAAGAAGCACAACCAATAACTTTAGAAATGTTAGAAAAAGTATTAGATCGGTACAATATAAAAAGATAA
- a CDS encoding alpha/beta fold hydrolase — MKRYYISNEKINVHITEWGNNDKPVIFCLHGLGSTSLSFIEIAEELKEEYRFISVDAPGHGKTPPFERTEDYEMHNLANWLNEIINELRIEYFYFLSHSWGSFVALFYLLNHPEKVQGSILIDGGYQTKRLKEETLEDEMAYYEKDFDEYVFNNWDEFFKSEKAAYTRWSSLLEVAVKDLGIEMDNKVWWHARGNTASNIIRGMHKDETIDIYEKLPANIVLLRATVPQVWADYRDKTVNVFKEKTDSIVKVIPDTTHMLHWDKPEIVIAEIKNNWS; from the coding sequence TTGAAACGTTACTATATTAGCAATGAAAAAATAAATGTACATATTACTGAATGGGGGAATAATGACAAGCCCGTTATCTTTTGTTTACATGGATTAGGTAGTACGAGTTTAAGTTTTATAGAAATTGCTGAGGAATTAAAAGAAGAGTATAGATTTATCTCCGTTGATGCACCTGGACATGGTAAAACACCCCCATTTGAAAGAACAGAAGATTATGAGATGCACAATTTAGCAAATTGGTTAAATGAAATAATAAATGAATTGAGAATCGAATACTTCTATTTTCTATCACATTCATGGGGAAGTTTTGTAGCGTTATTTTATTTGTTAAATCATCCAGAAAAAGTACAAGGAAGTATTCTTATTGATGGTGGATATCAAACAAAAAGGCTTAAAGAAGAAACGTTGGAAGATGAAATGGCTTATTATGAAAAGGACTTTGATGAATACGTTTTTAATAATTGGGACGAATTTTTCAAAAGTGAAAAAGCAGCTTATACTAGGTGGTCTTCATTGTTAGAAGTTGCTGTAAAGGATCTAGGGATCGAAATGGATAATAAAGTATGGTGGCATGCCAGGGGAAATACAGCTAGTAATATAATAAGAGGTATGCATAAAGATGAAACTATAGATATATATGAGAAGCTACCGGCTAATATTGTATTACTTCGAGCTACAGTCCCACAAGTTTGGGCGGATTATAGAGATAAGACAGTAAATGTTTTTAAAGAGAAAACGGACAGTATAGTAAAAGTAATTCCTGATACTACACATATGTTGCACTGGGATAAACCAGAAATTGTTATAGCAGAAATAAAAAATAATTGGAGCTAA
- a CDS encoding phosphotransferase enzyme family protein: MNKLEKEILQFINEQYPLNFINIKPITNEMYECLTEQGTYFSRITNYKTYEEQIEEVLYTNFLYQNGLGVPPIIPSLQGNFVEKFTLDKEIFAVLYKAAPGIHLPRSEWNSNIFKKLGKQIGKLHRISKSFEKIKPVKHINDWYENEEYNFLKYIPKEENTIREIASDVLTSIKELPKSPSNYGLIHGDLWLENILVENNSNLTMIDFQDCEKHFYIFDLAVPIYSAIEYSFAGNGNIVDYEYSITKALFEGYQEENELPKEMKDKFPLFIKLKEIFEYSLMHMYWDKDELTEEQVRIMNLYRMKIENKNTYINI; encoded by the coding sequence ATGAACAAGCTAGAAAAAGAAATACTTCAATTCATAAATGAACAGTATCCGTTGAATTTTATTAACATTAAGCCAATAACAAATGAGATGTATGAATGTCTTACAGAACAAGGTACATACTTCAGTAGAATTACAAACTACAAAACATATGAAGAACAGATAGAGGAAGTTTTATATACAAATTTTTTATATCAAAATGGTTTAGGTGTTCCACCAATAATCCCTTCATTACAAGGGAATTTTGTAGAAAAATTCACATTAGACAAGGAGATTTTTGCTGTATTATATAAAGCTGCTCCTGGTATACATTTACCAAGGTCTGAATGGAATTCTAATATATTTAAAAAACTTGGTAAACAAATTGGAAAATTACATCGTATATCTAAAAGCTTTGAAAAGATTAAACCAGTAAAACATATAAACGATTGGTATGAAAATGAAGAATATAATTTTCTTAAATATATCCCTAAAGAAGAAAATACAATAAGAGAAATTGCATCTGACGTTTTAACTTCCATAAAAGAGCTACCAAAATCCCCTTCAAATTACGGCTTAATACACGGAGATTTATGGTTAGAAAACATTTTAGTCGAAAATAATTCAAACTTAACAATGATAGATTTTCAAGACTGCGAAAAACATTTTTACATATTCGATTTAGCCGTTCCTATTTATAGTGCAATAGAATATTCATTTGCTGGAAATGGGAATATCGTTGACTATGAGTATTCTATTACAAAAGCACTATTTGAAGGCTACCAAGAGGAAAATGAGCTACCAAAAGAGATGAAAGACAAGTTTCCGTTATTTATTAAATTAAAGGAGATTTTTGAATATAGCTTAATGCATATGTATTGGGATAAAGATGAATTAACGGAGGAACAAGTACGGATTATGAACCTTTATAGGATGAAGATCGAAAATAAGAATACCTATATCAATATTTAA
- a CDS encoding aminotransferase-like domain-containing protein: MYKYLHILNDIENMIQNGEIKEGKKLPSIRSLVTQYECNKATVIRALHELEKRHIIYSVPQSGYYVVKKSGSTIENNEIIDFASSAPDPDVFPYLDFQHCINKAIDTYKNDLFVYGTPKGLPSLIPVIQKQLANYQVFTKEDNIFITSGVQQALAILTSIPFPNGNETVLIEQPTYHLYIDYLEINKVPVIGIKRTNEGIDLNELEQIFQTGKIKFFYTIPRYHHPLGTSYSKDEKEKIALLAKKYNVFIVEDDYLADLETDSKADPLYSLDNCSHVIYLKSYSKIIFPGLRVGVAVIPPSIANAFYTYKKILDIDSPMISQAALEIYIKSGMFERHKSKINSSYYNRSIKLAETLEKVQNEDQSLFTYNRQNTFGIHTCLEMQKNTVTETLIQKLGDMQISVDTIDKNYMRNFPKEKLLKLNVSNVKEDKIEEGIRKVIEEINQSRHLNFQFRKE, translated from the coding sequence ATGTATAAGTATTTACATATTTTAAATGACATAGAAAATATGATTCAAAATGGAGAAATAAAAGAAGGGAAGAAATTACCGTCTATACGGTCACTCGTTACGCAATATGAATGTAATAAGGCAACAGTTATACGTGCGCTTCATGAATTAGAAAAGCGTCACATTATATATTCTGTCCCTCAAAGTGGATACTACGTTGTTAAGAAATCTGGGAGTACCATAGAAAATAACGAGATAATTGATTTCGCTTCTTCAGCACCAGATCCAGATGTTTTCCCATATTTAGATTTTCAGCATTGCATTAATAAGGCTATTGATACTTATAAAAATGATTTGTTCGTATACGGAACACCGAAAGGGTTACCATCTTTAATTCCAGTCATTCAAAAACAGTTGGCAAATTATCAAGTGTTCACGAAAGAAGACAATATTTTTATAACGTCAGGTGTGCAGCAGGCGCTTGCTATATTAACTTCTATACCATTTCCGAATGGAAATGAAACTGTATTAATTGAACAGCCAACATATCATCTATATATTGATTATCTAGAAATAAATAAAGTTCCTGTAATCGGTATTAAACGTACGAATGAAGGTATCGATTTGAATGAATTGGAGCAAATATTTCAAACTGGAAAAATAAAATTCTTTTATACGATACCGAGATATCATCATCCGCTTGGAACTTCTTATTCTAAAGATGAGAAAGAAAAAATCGCACTATTGGCTAAGAAATACAATGTATTTATAGTGGAAGATGATTATTTAGCAGATTTAGAAACTGATTCAAAAGCAGATCCGTTATATAGCTTGGATAATTGTAGTCATGTCATATATTTGAAAAGTTATTCGAAGATTATTTTTCCTGGTTTACGGGTTGGAGTTGCAGTCATCCCACCATCCATTGCAAATGCTTTCTATACATACAAAAAGATACTAGATATTGATAGTCCGATGATTTCTCAAGCGGCTTTAGAAATTTATATAAAGAGCGGTATGTTTGAACGTCATAAAAGTAAAATTAATTCTTCCTACTACAATAGATCAATAAAACTAGCAGAAACATTAGAAAAAGTGCAAAATGAAGATCAATCATTATTTACATATAATAGACAAAACACATTTGGAATACACACTTGTTTAGAAATGCAGAAAAACACAGTTACAGAAACACTTATACAAAAATTAGGTGACATGCAAATAAGTGTCGATACTATTGATAAGAATTATATGAGGAATTTTCCTAAAGAAAAACTGTTAAAGTTAAATGTTTCGAATGTAAAAGAAGATAAGATTGAAGAAGGTATTCGTAAAGTAATTGAGGAAATCAACCAATCAAGACACTTGAATTTTCAGTTTAGAAAAGAATAA
- a CDS encoding helix-turn-helix domain-containing protein, with the protein MNEHIQQMINWIESNLKKRFSLDELSRYMGYSPYYCSFKFHQVTGFSIRRYILLRRLYLSTEDLKNGRKIIEVALDYDYSSQEVYSRSFKNVFGMNPREYQLNKMPIQSFVKLNLNKEGAFNMNISRKIEVEQLRNRKSELFDKEVLNILNGQVMYEEFKNEKLMGDSDYAPFNEAMCVNSATTQVFNEEFIKTRAKGHNSSVESYIKKVIDPLENLFTKKYKCIVLWFGEDMFCQMNLLTILSHLEQSAYEGKVYLNSFREDEFKVNQIELELGNYSSIYNEVLVNHKKTSHKVPPVMYQAIDLFLEMLTEDNAVMKFISKNKDLSTRELLIKLFYLFPTIGYGDTQYIELINKIKKKATPKI; encoded by the coding sequence ATGAATGAACATATACAGCAGATGATTAATTGGATTGAGAGCAATTTAAAAAAGAGATTTTCATTAGATGAATTATCTCGTTACATGGGGTATTCTCCTTATTATTGCTCTTTTAAATTTCATCAAGTAACGGGTTTCAGTATTAGACGTTATATTCTTCTTAGAAGGTTGTATTTATCTACGGAGGATTTAAAGAATGGTAGGAAGATAATTGAGGTCGCATTGGATTACGATTACTCTTCCCAAGAGGTTTATAGTAGAAGTTTTAAAAATGTTTTTGGAATGAATCCAAGAGAATACCAACTTAACAAAATGCCTATTCAATCATTTGTTAAACTAAATTTAAATAAAGAAGGGGCGTTTAATATGAATATTTCTAGAAAAATAGAGGTTGAGCAGTTACGAAATAGGAAGAGTGAGCTATTTGATAAAGAGGTACTTAACATATTAAATGGTCAAGTTATGTATGAAGAATTTAAAAACGAAAAGCTAATGGGTGATTCTGATTATGCACCATTTAATGAGGCAATGTGTGTGAACTCGGCTACTACTCAAGTTTTTAATGAAGAGTTTATTAAAACAAGAGCGAAAGGACATAACAGTTCAGTAGAAAGTTATATAAAAAAGGTTATAGATCCGTTAGAAAACCTTTTTACGAAAAAGTATAAATGTATTGTTCTATGGTTTGGTGAAGATATGTTTTGCCAAATGAACCTACTTACCATACTTTCTCACCTTGAACAGTCTGCTTATGAAGGGAAGGTATACTTAAATAGCTTTAGAGAGGATGAATTTAAAGTAAATCAAATTGAACTTGAATTGGGGAATTATTCTTCTATATACAATGAAGTATTAGTAAACCATAAAAAGACCTCTCATAAGGTACCACCTGTAATGTATCAGGCTATAGACTTATTTTTAGAAATGTTAACAGAAGATAATGCAGTAATGAAATTCATCTCTAAAAATAAAGATCTATCAACTCGTGAATTATTAATAAAGTTGTTTTATCTTTTTCCAACAATCGGATATGGAGATACTCAGTACATAGAGCTGATTAATAAAATAAAGAAGAAAGCTACACCAAAAATATAG
- a CDS encoding VOC family protein — translation MITHILDIKLQTVSIEGVKQVYRDILSFPIKKETESFIQFKVTPYTTISFQELYEPIAPAHFAFEIPYSKFHEVARWLEKSGLLIVKWKDGHTIDEESGRFNLYFRDGDGNLLEIIAHSYVKEDVLVPHSPLNILYVREIGLPVKSVPVFTEWLKSNLNMKTMEDGDIFNFVIGGTAYIVATWWQRPWIPIAMKALPPKVHVSFGTPDSAFLQHIQNNFKKNNVPFECKHNEVSFIEQGYSFSIVYTPEFHSNIPKELNLPLSI, via the coding sequence GTGATTACACATATATTAGATATAAAATTACAAACGGTTTCCATAGAAGGGGTAAAACAAGTTTATAGGGACATATTATCTTTTCCAATAAAAAAAGAAACAGAATCATTTATTCAATTTAAAGTAACACCGTACACTACAATTAGTTTTCAAGAATTATATGAACCAATTGCACCTGCGCACTTTGCTTTTGAGATTCCATATTCAAAATTTCATGAAGTTGCAAGATGGCTTGAAAAGTCTGGATTACTCATTGTAAAATGGAAAGATGGTCATACAATTGATGAAGAGAGCGGCCGATTCAACTTATATTTCAGAGATGGCGATGGAAATCTTCTCGAAATTATCGCGCATAGTTATGTTAAAGAAGATGTATTAGTACCACACTCACCTTTAAACATTTTATACGTAAGGGAAATTGGTCTTCCTGTTAAAAGTGTACCTGTTTTTACGGAATGGTTAAAATCAAATCTAAATATGAAAACGATGGAAGATGGGGATATTTTTAACTTTGTTATAGGTGGCACTGCATATATCGTCGCGACTTGGTGGCAGAGACCTTGGATTCCAATCGCAATGAAAGCTTTACCACCGAAAGTTCATGTTTCTTTCGGAACACCGGATTCAGCATTTTTACAGCACATCCAAAATAACTTTAAGAAAAATAATGTTCCCTTTGAATGTAAACATAATGAAGTATCATTTATTGAGCAGGGATATTCATTTTCTATTGTGTATACACCAGAGTTTCATTCCAATATTCCTAAAGAACTAAACTTACCACTTTCTATTTAA